From a region of the Helianthus annuus cultivar XRQ/B chromosome 5, HanXRQr2.0-SUNRISE, whole genome shotgun sequence genome:
- the LOC110941174 gene encoding S-adenosylmethionine synthase 5 encodes METFLFTSESVNEGHPDKLCDQISDAVLDACLAQDPDSKVACETCTKTNMVMVFGEITTKANVDYEKIVRDTCREIGFVSDDVGLDADNCKVLVNIEQQSPDIAQGVHGHLTKKPEEIGAGDQGHMFGYATDETPELMPLSHVLATKLGARLTEVRKNGTCGWLRPDGKTQVTVEYHNDNGAMVPLRVHTILISTQHDETVTNDEIAADLKEHVIKPVVPANYLDEKTIFHLNPSGRFVIGGPHGDAGLTGRKIIIDTYGGWGAHGGGAFSGKDPTKVDRSGAYIVRQAAKSIVACGLARRAIVQVSYAIGVPEPLSVFVDTYGTGKIPDKEILKIVKENFDFRPGMISINLDLKRGGNKRFLKTAAYGHFGRTDPDFTWEVVKELKWEKA; translated from the coding sequence ATGGAGACCTTCTTGTTCACTTCTGAATCTGTTAACGAGGGACACCCGGACAAGCTCTGTGATCAGATATCTGATGCAGTTCTTGATGCCTGCTTAGCCCAGGACCCTGACAGCAAGGTTGCTTGTGAAACCTGCACCAAAACCAACATGGTCATGGTTTTTGGCGAAATCACCACCAAAGCTAATGTTGATTATGAAAAGATCGTGCGTGATACCTGCCGCGAGATCGGGTTTGTATCGGATGATGTGGGGTTGGATGCAGACAACTGCAAGGTCTTGGTCAACATTGAGCAACAAAGCCCGGATATTGCTCAGGGTGTTCATGGTCATTTGACAAAGAAGCCTGAGGAAATCGGTGCTGGAGACCAAGGTCATATGTTTGGTTATGCTACTGATGAGACCCCGGAACTTATGCCACTCAGCCATGTTCTTGCGACCAAGCTTGGAGCTCGTTTGACCGAGGTCCGCAAGAATGGTACTTGTGGATGGCTCAGGCCTGATGGAAAGACTCAAGTTACAGTCGAGTACCATAACGACAACGGAGCCATGGTCCCTCTCCGCGTACACACCATTTTAATCTCGACTCAACATGATGAAACTGTAACCAACGATGAGATTGCCGCTGATCTTAAAGAGCATGTGATCAAGCCTGTTGTTCCAGCCAATTACCTCGACGAGAAGACCATCTTCCACTTGAACCCATCTGGTCGTTTCGTCATTGGTGGACCTCACGGTGACGCTGGACTCACCGGACGTAAGATCATCATTGATACTTATGGTGGTTGGGGTGCACACGGTGGTGGTGCTTTTTCAGGGAAAGACCCCACCAAGGTGGACAGAAGTGGTGCCTATATTGTGAGACAAGCCGCAAAGAGCATTGTGGCTTGTGGGCTAGCGAGAAGAGCGATTGTGCAAGTGTCTTACGCTATTGGTGTCCCTGAACCGTTGTCCGTCTTTGTTGACACGTATGGAACCGGAAAGATCCCCGACAAGGAGATCTTGAAGATTGTTAAGGAGAACTTTGATTTCAGGCCGGGAATGATATCGATCAATCTTGATTTGAAGAGGGGTGGGAACAAGAGGTTCTTGAAGACAGCTGCATATGGGCATTTTGGTAGAACAGACCCTGATTTCACCTGGGAGGTGGTGAAGGAACTCAAGTGGGAGAAGGCATAA
- the LOC110941171 gene encoding squamosa promoter-binding-like protein 1: protein MEARFGGNPHHYYGPVVPELKAGGKRNLEWDLNDWKWDGDLFTASQISAIPADCRSRQLFPVTSGVEAVTVVSNSSSSCSDEGKKELEKRRRVVVLDEEDEVGGLNLNLGGQVYPIPEDELERWEGKNGKKSKVGGGTSSRAVCQVDDCQADLTGAKDYHRRHKVCSLHSKAAKALVGNVMQRFCQQCSRFHSLEEFDEGKRSCRRRLAGHNRRRRKTHPETPTNGVSLNDERSCSYLLVSLLRILSNVQSNNTSGSEQSKDQDLLAHLLRNLASFAGTVNDKNTSGSQCLQDAGTSFATPEKEHPQPVSQTVNLSGSEMLHRGSVQTPAPSEITFPSNNKTPNEGGKTKLNNIDLNMVYDGSQDCSFENPENTDNLPLWLRHQPNKSSPPHTSGNSASTATQSPSSSSGEAQSRTDRIVFKLFGKDPSELPLALRNQILDWLVHSPTDIEGYIRPGCIILAVYLRMENSSWDELCYDLSSHMRKLLDASSNSFWRTGWIYTRVLDHVAFSCDGQVILNTSLPHYKGHRNSSILNISPIAVSVSETARFSIKGINIPWSTSRMMCVLEGSYLVQTNCSELMEATDSYIKHEDIRSFNFSCSIPNISGRGFIEIEDDSLSSNFFPFIVAEQDVCSEICMLENDLAITSDHTEKEKKEVEARTRALEFVNEMGWLLHRSQLKVRLTCMDPNSDLFSFKRFKWLIEFSVDHDWRAVVKKLLAIIFSGTVDSADYASVEVALVETGLLHRAVRRNSSSMVELLLNYGQENGTTPGLFRPDAVGPGGLTPLHIASGKDGSESVLDALTNDPQLVGLDAWRNSRDSSGLTPYDYASLRGHYNYIHLVQRKINRKKGHVVVDMPPPHKVSGFETEKAVVVRPVVVQKSCNQCERKLAYYGGGRSSLAIYKPAMLSMVAIAAVCVCVALLFKSSPQVMYVFQPFIWERLKYGAS from the exons ATGGAGGCTAGATTTGGGGGGAATCCTCATCATTACTATGGTCCGGTGGTGCCGGAATTGAAGGCGGGTGGGAAGAGAAATCTGGAATGGGATTTGAATGATTGGAAGTGGGACGGTGATCTGTTCACCGCCAGCCAGATAAGTGCGATTCCGGCGGATTGCCGGAGTAGACAACTGTTTCCGGTGACGTCTGGTGTTGAGGCGGTTACTGTCGTGTCGAATAGTTCTTCGTCTTGCTCTGATGAAGGGAAAAAAGAATTGGAAAAAAGAAGACGCGTTGTGGTtcttgatgaagaagatgaagttggGGGTCTTAACTTGAATCTTGGAGGGCAAGTGTACCCGATACCCGAAGATGAGTTAGAAAGATGGGAGGGTAAAAACGGGAAGAAATCTAAAGTGGGTGGGGGTACGTCTAGCCGGGCCGTTTGCCAGGTGGACGATTGTCAAGCGGATCTCACGGGTGCAAAAGATTATCATAGAAGACACAAGGTTTGTAGTTTGCATTCAAAGGCCGCCAAAGCATTGGTAGGGAATGTGATGCAAAGGTTTTGTCAACAGTGCAGCAG GTTTCATAGTCTCGAAGAGTTTGATGAAGGAAAAAGAAGCTGTCGAAGGCGTTTAGCCGGACATAATCGAAGGAGAAGAAAGACACATCCAGAAACCCCGACAAATGGGGTATCACTAAACGATGAACGCAGCTGCAGTTATTTGCTTGTTAGTCTTTTGAGGATACTCTCCAATGTACAAT CTAATAATACCTCAGGTTCAGAGCAGAGCAAAGATCAAGATCTGCTTGCTCATCTTTTGAGAAACCTTGCAAGTTTTGCTGGTACGGTTAACGATAAAAACACGTCCGGATCCCAATGTTTGCAGGATGCCGGAACATCCTTTGCAACTCCCGAGAAG GAGCATCCGCAGCCTGTGAGTCAAACCGTGAATCTTTCGGGATCTGAAATGTTGCATAGAGGAAGTGTACAAACTCCAGCTCCTAGCGAAATCACTTTTCCGTCAAATAACAAAACTCCCAATGAAGGCGGAAAGACGAAATTAAACAATATTGACTTGAACATGGTTTATGATGGTTCTCAAGATTGTAGCTTTGAGAACCCTGAAAATACCGACAATTTGCCTTTATGGTTACGCCACCAGCCTAACAAGTCAAGTCCTCCTCATACAAGTGGGAACTCGGCTTCAACAGCAACACAGTCGCCATCTAGTTCTAGTGGGGAAGCACAG AGTCGTACAGACCGAATCGTATTCAAGCTATTTGGAAAAGATCCTAGTGAGTTGCCTCTTGCCCTTCGAAACCag ATCCTTGACTGGTTAGTACACAGTCCTACCGATATTGAAGGTTACATTCGTCCCGGATGCATCATATTAGCCGTATATCTTCGAATGGAGAATTCCTCCTGGGATGAG CTTTGCTATGATTTGAGCAGCCATATGAGGAAGCTTTTGGATGCATCAAGTAATTCTTTTTGGAGAACAGGATGGATTTATACTAGGGTTCTTGATCATGTGGCATTTTCTTGCGATG GCCAGGTTATTTTGAACACATCTTTGCCTCATTATAAAGGCCACAGAAACTCGAGCATCTTGAACATCTCGCCTATAGCGGTTTCTGTGTCGGAGACAGCTCGATTTTCTATCAAGGGAATTAACATTCCATGGTCAACCTCAAG GATGATGTGTGTACTGGAAGGAAGTTATCTTGTTCAGACAAATTGTTCCGAGTTAATGGAGGCAACCGATTCGTATATCAAGCATGAAGACATCCGGTCCTTTAACTTCTCTTGCTCTATTCCTAATATTTCTGGCAGAGGATTCATTGAG ATTGAGGATGATAGCCTCAGCAGCAACTTCTTTCCGTTTATAGTTGCAGAACAAGATGTTTGTTCGGAAATCTGTATGCTCGAGAACGATTTAGCCATAACATCCGATCACACAGAAAAAGAGAAAAAGGAAGTAGAAGCAAGAACACGTGCATTGGAGTTCGTAAACGAAATGGGCTGGCTTCTTCACAGAAGTCAACTGAAAGTCAGATTGACTTGTATGGATCCCAATTCGGATCTTTTTTCGTTTAAACGGTTCAAGTGGCTCATAGAGTTCTCCGTTGACCATGATTGGCGCGCTGTGGTCAAGAAACTTTTGGCCATTATCTTTAGTGGGACCGTAGACTCGGCAGATTATGCTTCGGTTGAAGTTGCGTTGGTGGAAACGGGCTTACTCCACCGAGCTGTGAGGCGAAACTCTAGCTCCATGGTTGAATTGCTGTTGAATTACGGTCAAGAAAATGGAACCACACCTGGTTTGTTTAGACCAGATGCTGTAGGGCCTGGCGGGTTGACTCCTCTTCATATCGCATCTGGTAAAGATGGTTCCGAGAGCGTGTTGGATGCATTAACTAATGATCCTCAACTG GTGGGACTTGACGCATGGAGAAACTCTCGTGACAGTAGCGGTTTGACCCCGTATGACTATGCATCGCTAAGAGGCCACTATAACTACATTCATCTAGTTCAAAGAAAGATCAACAGAAAGAAGGGTCATGTGGTCGTTGACATGCCGCCGCCTCACAAAGTGAGTGGATTCGAGACCGAAAAAGCTGTTGTGGTAAGGCCAGTGGTTGTGCAGAAATCCTGCAACCAATGTGAGCGGAAGCTGGCGTATTATGGTGGTGGGCGGTCGTCACTGGCGATTTATAAGCCGGCAATGCTGTCGATGGTGGCAATCGCTGCggtttgtgtgtgtgtggctTTGCTGTTCAAGAGTTCACCTCAGGTTATGTATGTGTTCCAGCCCTTTATCTGGGAAAGACTCAAGTATGGAGCAAGCTAA